In Acanthopagrus latus isolate v.2019 chromosome 16, fAcaLat1.1, whole genome shotgun sequence, one DNA window encodes the following:
- the rps6ka1 gene encoding ribosomal protein S6 kinase alpha-1 isoform X2: MDKDKKKFNLTRLLSIYLRKKNKALAGSPVHFNSCKPAAATGTDSLPAPRNHWTEDGDIKEINITHVVKEGSEKADASQFELLKVLGQGSFGKVFLVRKVTPPDDNQLYAMKVLRKATLKVRDRVRTKMERDILADVNHPFVVKLHYAFQTEGKLYLILDFLRGGDLFTRLSKEVMFTEEDVKFYLAELALGLDHLHSLGIIYRDLKPENILLDEEGHIKLTDFGLCKEAIDHEKKAYSFCGTVEYMAPEVVNRQGHIHSADWWSFGVLMFEMLTGALPFQGKDRKETMNLILKARLGMPQFLSVEAQSLLRALFKRNPANRLGSGADGAEEIKRHGFFSTIDWNKLFRKEMKPPFRPAVARPDDTFYFDSEFTSRTPKDSPGVPPSAGAHQLFRGFSFIASTLLEEEGSEEPVKPQPHPVVQQLHGKNVLFSDGYVLKEDIGMGSFSVCKRCVHKATNTEYAVKMIDKTSTDPSEEIEILLRYGQHPNIITLKDVYDNSKQVFLVTELMRGGELLDRILKQKFFSEREASAVLHTITKTVEYLHSQGVVHRDLKPSNILYVDESGNPESIRICDFGFAKQLRANNGLLMTPCYTANFVAPEVLKRQGYDEGCDIWSLGVLLYTMLAGFTPFANGPEDTPNEILNRIGNGSFSLTGGNWDTVSDAAKDLVSKMLHVDPHQRLTAKQVLKHTWIVQRDKLPNSQLPHHDPKLVKGAMAATYSALKNSQPTPELKPIESSFLAQRRVKKLPSTSL, translated from the exons ATGGACAAGGACAAGAAGAAGTTCAACCTGACCCGCTTGCTGAGCATCTACCTGCGCAAGAAGAACAAAGCCCTGGCCGGCAGCCCAGTTCACTTCAACAGCTGCAAGCCAGCAGCCGCAACAGGCACCGACTCTTTACCTGCTCCAAGGAACCACTGGACG GAAGATGGAGACATCAAGGAGATCAACATCACCCATGTTGTCAAGGAGGGCTCAGAGAAGGCTGACGCTTCTCAGTTTGAACTGCTCAAAGTTTTGGGACAGGGATCCTTCGGCAAG GTGTTCTTGGTGCGAAAGGTGACCCCTCCCGACGACAACCAGCTCTACGCTATGAAGGTCCTCAGGAAGGCCACACTCAAAG TGAGAGACCGTGTGAGAACCAAGATGGAGCGAGACATCCTGGCAGACGTCAACCATCCATTTGTTGTCAAACTGCACTATG CATTCCAGACTGAAGGGAAGTTGTACTTGATCCTGGACTTTCTCAGAGGAGGAGATCTCTTCACTAGACTCTCCAAAGAG GTGATGTTCACGGAGGAGGATGTCAAGTTTTATCTAGCAGAGCTGGCACTGGGACTGGACCACCTCCATAGCCTGGGCATCATTTACAGGGATCTGAAACCTGAGAA cattctCCTGGATGAGGAGGGACACATTAAACTCACCG ATTTCGGTTTGTGTAAAGAAGCCATTGATCATGAGAAGAAAGCGTATTCCTTCTGTGGTACTGTGGAGTACATGGCACCGGAGGTTGTGAACAGGCAGGGGCACATCCACAGCGCCGACTGGTGGTCATTTGGAGTACTAATG TTTGAGATGTTGACAGGAGCGCTGCCATTTCAAGGGAAGGACCGCAAAGAAACCATGAACCTGATTCTGAA GGCGCGGCTGGGAATGCCTCAGTTCCTGAGCGTCGAGGCCCAGTCTTTGCTCAGGGCTTTGTTCAAGAGGAACCCCGCCAACAGACTGG GATCTGGTGCTGATGGCGCAGAGGAGATAAAACGTCATGGTTTCTTCTCCACCATTGACTGGAAT AAACTCTTCAGAAAAGAAATGAAGCCTCCATTCAGACCAGCGGTGGCGCGTCCGGATGACACCTTCTACTTTGACTCTGAGTTCACCTCCCGCACCCCTAAAG ACTCCCCCGGCGTGCCACCCAGTGCCGGCGCTCACCAGCTCTTCAGAGGCTTCAGCTTCATTGCGTCAactctgctggaggaggaaggtTCAGAGGAGCCGGTCAAGCCTCAGCCGCACCCAGTGGTCCAG caatTACACGGGAAGAACGTGCTGTTCAGCGATGGCTATGTGCTGAAGGAAGACATCGGCATGGGCTCCTTCTCCGTCTGCAAACGATGTGTCCACAAAGCCACCAACACAGAGTACGCTGTCAAg atGATTGACAAGACCAGCACAGACCCCTCTGAGGAGATCGAGATTCTGCTTAGATATGGACAGCACCCCAACATCATAACGCTGAAGGAT GTGTACGACAACAGTAAGCAGGTGTTCCTGGTGACGGAGCTGATGCGCGGGGGAGAGCTGCTGGATCGGATCCTCAAACAGAAGTTCTTTTCGGAGAGGGAGGCCAGCGCTGTGCTTCACACCATCACCAAGACCGTCGAGTACCTGCACTCACAGGGG GTGGTGCACAGAGACCTGAAGCCCAGCAACATCCTCTATGTGGACGAGTCAGGGAACCCGGAGTCTATCAGGATCTGTGACTTTGGCTTCGCTAAGCAACTGCGCGCCAACAACGGCCTGCTGATGACCCCATGCTACACTGCTAACTTCGTAGCTCCTGAG GTGTTGAAGCGTCAGGGCTATGATGAAGGATGTGACATCTGGAGTCTGGGAGTCTTGCTGTACACTATGCTGGCTGG TTTTACTCCTTTTGCCAACGGACCCGAGGACACCCCAAATGAGATCCTGAACAGGATAGGCAACGGCAGCTTCAGTCTGACTGGAGGAAACTGGGACACCGTGTCCGACGCTGCCAAG GACCTTGTGTCCAAGATGCTTCACGTGGACCCGCATCAGAGGCTGACTGCCAAGCAGGTCCTCAAACATACCTGGATTGTTCAGAGAGACAAACTGCCCAACAGCCAGCTCCCACATCATGATCCCAAACTGGTCAAG GGTGCGATGGCAGCCACCTACTCCGCCCTGAAGAACTCCCAGCCGACTCCAGAGCTCAAGCCCATCGAGAGCTCCTTCCTAGCCCAGAGGCGTGTCAAGAAacttccctccacctccctgtaG
- the rps6ka1 gene encoding ribosomal protein S6 kinase alpha-1 isoform X1 yields the protein MPLAQIAEPWPTMELVQLETENGQSTTEDGVTPAVKNPSHITWIEKEFANMKVQEDGDIKEINITHVVKEGSEKADASQFELLKVLGQGSFGKVFLVRKVTPPDDNQLYAMKVLRKATLKVRDRVRTKMERDILADVNHPFVVKLHYAFQTEGKLYLILDFLRGGDLFTRLSKEVMFTEEDVKFYLAELALGLDHLHSLGIIYRDLKPENILLDEEGHIKLTDFGLCKEAIDHEKKAYSFCGTVEYMAPEVVNRQGHIHSADWWSFGVLMFEMLTGALPFQGKDRKETMNLILKARLGMPQFLSVEAQSLLRALFKRNPANRLGSGADGAEEIKRHGFFSTIDWNKLFRKEMKPPFRPAVARPDDTFYFDSEFTSRTPKDSPGVPPSAGAHQLFRGFSFIASTLLEEEGSEEPVKPQPHPVVQQLHGKNVLFSDGYVLKEDIGMGSFSVCKRCVHKATNTEYAVKMIDKTSTDPSEEIEILLRYGQHPNIITLKDVYDNSKQVFLVTELMRGGELLDRILKQKFFSEREASAVLHTITKTVEYLHSQGVVHRDLKPSNILYVDESGNPESIRICDFGFAKQLRANNGLLMTPCYTANFVAPEVLKRQGYDEGCDIWSLGVLLYTMLAGFTPFANGPEDTPNEILNRIGNGSFSLTGGNWDTVSDAAKDLVSKMLHVDPHQRLTAKQVLKHTWIVQRDKLPNSQLPHHDPKLVKGAMAATYSALKNSQPTPELKPIESSFLAQRRVKKLPSTSL from the exons AACCCGTCTCATATCACCTGGATAGAGAAGGAATTTGCCAATATGAAAGTCCAG GAAGATGGAGACATCAAGGAGATCAACATCACCCATGTTGTCAAGGAGGGCTCAGAGAAGGCTGACGCTTCTCAGTTTGAACTGCTCAAAGTTTTGGGACAGGGATCCTTCGGCAAG GTGTTCTTGGTGCGAAAGGTGACCCCTCCCGACGACAACCAGCTCTACGCTATGAAGGTCCTCAGGAAGGCCACACTCAAAG TGAGAGACCGTGTGAGAACCAAGATGGAGCGAGACATCCTGGCAGACGTCAACCATCCATTTGTTGTCAAACTGCACTATG CATTCCAGACTGAAGGGAAGTTGTACTTGATCCTGGACTTTCTCAGAGGAGGAGATCTCTTCACTAGACTCTCCAAAGAG GTGATGTTCACGGAGGAGGATGTCAAGTTTTATCTAGCAGAGCTGGCACTGGGACTGGACCACCTCCATAGCCTGGGCATCATTTACAGGGATCTGAAACCTGAGAA cattctCCTGGATGAGGAGGGACACATTAAACTCACCG ATTTCGGTTTGTGTAAAGAAGCCATTGATCATGAGAAGAAAGCGTATTCCTTCTGTGGTACTGTGGAGTACATGGCACCGGAGGTTGTGAACAGGCAGGGGCACATCCACAGCGCCGACTGGTGGTCATTTGGAGTACTAATG TTTGAGATGTTGACAGGAGCGCTGCCATTTCAAGGGAAGGACCGCAAAGAAACCATGAACCTGATTCTGAA GGCGCGGCTGGGAATGCCTCAGTTCCTGAGCGTCGAGGCCCAGTCTTTGCTCAGGGCTTTGTTCAAGAGGAACCCCGCCAACAGACTGG GATCTGGTGCTGATGGCGCAGAGGAGATAAAACGTCATGGTTTCTTCTCCACCATTGACTGGAAT AAACTCTTCAGAAAAGAAATGAAGCCTCCATTCAGACCAGCGGTGGCGCGTCCGGATGACACCTTCTACTTTGACTCTGAGTTCACCTCCCGCACCCCTAAAG ACTCCCCCGGCGTGCCACCCAGTGCCGGCGCTCACCAGCTCTTCAGAGGCTTCAGCTTCATTGCGTCAactctgctggaggaggaaggtTCAGAGGAGCCGGTCAAGCCTCAGCCGCACCCAGTGGTCCAG caatTACACGGGAAGAACGTGCTGTTCAGCGATGGCTATGTGCTGAAGGAAGACATCGGCATGGGCTCCTTCTCCGTCTGCAAACGATGTGTCCACAAAGCCACCAACACAGAGTACGCTGTCAAg atGATTGACAAGACCAGCACAGACCCCTCTGAGGAGATCGAGATTCTGCTTAGATATGGACAGCACCCCAACATCATAACGCTGAAGGAT GTGTACGACAACAGTAAGCAGGTGTTCCTGGTGACGGAGCTGATGCGCGGGGGAGAGCTGCTGGATCGGATCCTCAAACAGAAGTTCTTTTCGGAGAGGGAGGCCAGCGCTGTGCTTCACACCATCACCAAGACCGTCGAGTACCTGCACTCACAGGGG GTGGTGCACAGAGACCTGAAGCCCAGCAACATCCTCTATGTGGACGAGTCAGGGAACCCGGAGTCTATCAGGATCTGTGACTTTGGCTTCGCTAAGCAACTGCGCGCCAACAACGGCCTGCTGATGACCCCATGCTACACTGCTAACTTCGTAGCTCCTGAG GTGTTGAAGCGTCAGGGCTATGATGAAGGATGTGACATCTGGAGTCTGGGAGTCTTGCTGTACACTATGCTGGCTGG TTTTACTCCTTTTGCCAACGGACCCGAGGACACCCCAAATGAGATCCTGAACAGGATAGGCAACGGCAGCTTCAGTCTGACTGGAGGAAACTGGGACACCGTGTCCGACGCTGCCAAG GACCTTGTGTCCAAGATGCTTCACGTGGACCCGCATCAGAGGCTGACTGCCAAGCAGGTCCTCAAACATACCTGGATTGTTCAGAGAGACAAACTGCCCAACAGCCAGCTCCCACATCATGATCCCAAACTGGTCAAG GGTGCGATGGCAGCCACCTACTCCGCCCTGAAGAACTCCCAGCCGACTCCAGAGCTCAAGCCCATCGAGAGCTCCTTCCTAGCCCAGAGGCGTGTCAAGAAacttccctccacctccctgtaG
- the rps6ka1 gene encoding ribosomal protein S6 kinase alpha-1 isoform X4, whose amino-acid sequence MWRLIFRTKTRTKENPSHITWIEKEFANMKVQEDGDIKEINITHVVKEGSEKADASQFELLKVLGQGSFGKVFLVRKVTPPDDNQLYAMKVLRKATLKVRDRVRTKMERDILADVNHPFVVKLHYAFQTEGKLYLILDFLRGGDLFTRLSKEVMFTEEDVKFYLAELALGLDHLHSLGIIYRDLKPENILLDEEGHIKLTDFGLCKEAIDHEKKAYSFCGTVEYMAPEVVNRQGHIHSADWWSFGVLMFEMLTGALPFQGKDRKETMNLILKARLGMPQFLSVEAQSLLRALFKRNPANRLGSGADGAEEIKRHGFFSTIDWNKLFRKEMKPPFRPAVARPDDTFYFDSEFTSRTPKDSPGVPPSAGAHQLFRGFSFIASTLLEEEGSEEPVKPQPHPVVQQLHGKNVLFSDGYVLKEDIGMGSFSVCKRCVHKATNTEYAVKMIDKTSTDPSEEIEILLRYGQHPNIITLKDVYDNSKQVFLVTELMRGGELLDRILKQKFFSEREASAVLHTITKTVEYLHSQGVVHRDLKPSNILYVDESGNPESIRICDFGFAKQLRANNGLLMTPCYTANFVAPEVLKRQGYDEGCDIWSLGVLLYTMLAGFTPFANGPEDTPNEILNRIGNGSFSLTGGNWDTVSDAAKDLVSKMLHVDPHQRLTAKQVLKHTWIVQRDKLPNSQLPHHDPKLVKGAMAATYSALKNSQPTPELKPIESSFLAQRRVKKLPSTSL is encoded by the exons ATGTGGAGGCTCATATTCCGCACCAAGACGCGCACGAAAGAG AACCCGTCTCATATCACCTGGATAGAGAAGGAATTTGCCAATATGAAAGTCCAG GAAGATGGAGACATCAAGGAGATCAACATCACCCATGTTGTCAAGGAGGGCTCAGAGAAGGCTGACGCTTCTCAGTTTGAACTGCTCAAAGTTTTGGGACAGGGATCCTTCGGCAAG GTGTTCTTGGTGCGAAAGGTGACCCCTCCCGACGACAACCAGCTCTACGCTATGAAGGTCCTCAGGAAGGCCACACTCAAAG TGAGAGACCGTGTGAGAACCAAGATGGAGCGAGACATCCTGGCAGACGTCAACCATCCATTTGTTGTCAAACTGCACTATG CATTCCAGACTGAAGGGAAGTTGTACTTGATCCTGGACTTTCTCAGAGGAGGAGATCTCTTCACTAGACTCTCCAAAGAG GTGATGTTCACGGAGGAGGATGTCAAGTTTTATCTAGCAGAGCTGGCACTGGGACTGGACCACCTCCATAGCCTGGGCATCATTTACAGGGATCTGAAACCTGAGAA cattctCCTGGATGAGGAGGGACACATTAAACTCACCG ATTTCGGTTTGTGTAAAGAAGCCATTGATCATGAGAAGAAAGCGTATTCCTTCTGTGGTACTGTGGAGTACATGGCACCGGAGGTTGTGAACAGGCAGGGGCACATCCACAGCGCCGACTGGTGGTCATTTGGAGTACTAATG TTTGAGATGTTGACAGGAGCGCTGCCATTTCAAGGGAAGGACCGCAAAGAAACCATGAACCTGATTCTGAA GGCGCGGCTGGGAATGCCTCAGTTCCTGAGCGTCGAGGCCCAGTCTTTGCTCAGGGCTTTGTTCAAGAGGAACCCCGCCAACAGACTGG GATCTGGTGCTGATGGCGCAGAGGAGATAAAACGTCATGGTTTCTTCTCCACCATTGACTGGAAT AAACTCTTCAGAAAAGAAATGAAGCCTCCATTCAGACCAGCGGTGGCGCGTCCGGATGACACCTTCTACTTTGACTCTGAGTTCACCTCCCGCACCCCTAAAG ACTCCCCCGGCGTGCCACCCAGTGCCGGCGCTCACCAGCTCTTCAGAGGCTTCAGCTTCATTGCGTCAactctgctggaggaggaaggtTCAGAGGAGCCGGTCAAGCCTCAGCCGCACCCAGTGGTCCAG caatTACACGGGAAGAACGTGCTGTTCAGCGATGGCTATGTGCTGAAGGAAGACATCGGCATGGGCTCCTTCTCCGTCTGCAAACGATGTGTCCACAAAGCCACCAACACAGAGTACGCTGTCAAg atGATTGACAAGACCAGCACAGACCCCTCTGAGGAGATCGAGATTCTGCTTAGATATGGACAGCACCCCAACATCATAACGCTGAAGGAT GTGTACGACAACAGTAAGCAGGTGTTCCTGGTGACGGAGCTGATGCGCGGGGGAGAGCTGCTGGATCGGATCCTCAAACAGAAGTTCTTTTCGGAGAGGGAGGCCAGCGCTGTGCTTCACACCATCACCAAGACCGTCGAGTACCTGCACTCACAGGGG GTGGTGCACAGAGACCTGAAGCCCAGCAACATCCTCTATGTGGACGAGTCAGGGAACCCGGAGTCTATCAGGATCTGTGACTTTGGCTTCGCTAAGCAACTGCGCGCCAACAACGGCCTGCTGATGACCCCATGCTACACTGCTAACTTCGTAGCTCCTGAG GTGTTGAAGCGTCAGGGCTATGATGAAGGATGTGACATCTGGAGTCTGGGAGTCTTGCTGTACACTATGCTGGCTGG TTTTACTCCTTTTGCCAACGGACCCGAGGACACCCCAAATGAGATCCTGAACAGGATAGGCAACGGCAGCTTCAGTCTGACTGGAGGAAACTGGGACACCGTGTCCGACGCTGCCAAG GACCTTGTGTCCAAGATGCTTCACGTGGACCCGCATCAGAGGCTGACTGCCAAGCAGGTCCTCAAACATACCTGGATTGTTCAGAGAGACAAACTGCCCAACAGCCAGCTCCCACATCATGATCCCAAACTGGTCAAG GGTGCGATGGCAGCCACCTACTCCGCCCTGAAGAACTCCCAGCCGACTCCAGAGCTCAAGCCCATCGAGAGCTCCTTCCTAGCCCAGAGGCGTGTCAAGAAacttccctccacctccctgtaG
- the rps6ka1 gene encoding ribosomal protein S6 kinase alpha-1 isoform X3 has protein sequence MPLAQIAEPWPTMELVQLETENGQSTTEDGVTPAVKEDGDIKEINITHVVKEGSEKADASQFELLKVLGQGSFGKVFLVRKVTPPDDNQLYAMKVLRKATLKVRDRVRTKMERDILADVNHPFVVKLHYAFQTEGKLYLILDFLRGGDLFTRLSKEVMFTEEDVKFYLAELALGLDHLHSLGIIYRDLKPENILLDEEGHIKLTDFGLCKEAIDHEKKAYSFCGTVEYMAPEVVNRQGHIHSADWWSFGVLMFEMLTGALPFQGKDRKETMNLILKARLGMPQFLSVEAQSLLRALFKRNPANRLGSGADGAEEIKRHGFFSTIDWNKLFRKEMKPPFRPAVARPDDTFYFDSEFTSRTPKDSPGVPPSAGAHQLFRGFSFIASTLLEEEGSEEPVKPQPHPVVQQLHGKNVLFSDGYVLKEDIGMGSFSVCKRCVHKATNTEYAVKMIDKTSTDPSEEIEILLRYGQHPNIITLKDVYDNSKQVFLVTELMRGGELLDRILKQKFFSEREASAVLHTITKTVEYLHSQGVVHRDLKPSNILYVDESGNPESIRICDFGFAKQLRANNGLLMTPCYTANFVAPEVLKRQGYDEGCDIWSLGVLLYTMLAGFTPFANGPEDTPNEILNRIGNGSFSLTGGNWDTVSDAAKDLVSKMLHVDPHQRLTAKQVLKHTWIVQRDKLPNSQLPHHDPKLVKGAMAATYSALKNSQPTPELKPIESSFLAQRRVKKLPSTSL, from the exons GAAGATGGAGACATCAAGGAGATCAACATCACCCATGTTGTCAAGGAGGGCTCAGAGAAGGCTGACGCTTCTCAGTTTGAACTGCTCAAAGTTTTGGGACAGGGATCCTTCGGCAAG GTGTTCTTGGTGCGAAAGGTGACCCCTCCCGACGACAACCAGCTCTACGCTATGAAGGTCCTCAGGAAGGCCACACTCAAAG TGAGAGACCGTGTGAGAACCAAGATGGAGCGAGACATCCTGGCAGACGTCAACCATCCATTTGTTGTCAAACTGCACTATG CATTCCAGACTGAAGGGAAGTTGTACTTGATCCTGGACTTTCTCAGAGGAGGAGATCTCTTCACTAGACTCTCCAAAGAG GTGATGTTCACGGAGGAGGATGTCAAGTTTTATCTAGCAGAGCTGGCACTGGGACTGGACCACCTCCATAGCCTGGGCATCATTTACAGGGATCTGAAACCTGAGAA cattctCCTGGATGAGGAGGGACACATTAAACTCACCG ATTTCGGTTTGTGTAAAGAAGCCATTGATCATGAGAAGAAAGCGTATTCCTTCTGTGGTACTGTGGAGTACATGGCACCGGAGGTTGTGAACAGGCAGGGGCACATCCACAGCGCCGACTGGTGGTCATTTGGAGTACTAATG TTTGAGATGTTGACAGGAGCGCTGCCATTTCAAGGGAAGGACCGCAAAGAAACCATGAACCTGATTCTGAA GGCGCGGCTGGGAATGCCTCAGTTCCTGAGCGTCGAGGCCCAGTCTTTGCTCAGGGCTTTGTTCAAGAGGAACCCCGCCAACAGACTGG GATCTGGTGCTGATGGCGCAGAGGAGATAAAACGTCATGGTTTCTTCTCCACCATTGACTGGAAT AAACTCTTCAGAAAAGAAATGAAGCCTCCATTCAGACCAGCGGTGGCGCGTCCGGATGACACCTTCTACTTTGACTCTGAGTTCACCTCCCGCACCCCTAAAG ACTCCCCCGGCGTGCCACCCAGTGCCGGCGCTCACCAGCTCTTCAGAGGCTTCAGCTTCATTGCGTCAactctgctggaggaggaaggtTCAGAGGAGCCGGTCAAGCCTCAGCCGCACCCAGTGGTCCAG caatTACACGGGAAGAACGTGCTGTTCAGCGATGGCTATGTGCTGAAGGAAGACATCGGCATGGGCTCCTTCTCCGTCTGCAAACGATGTGTCCACAAAGCCACCAACACAGAGTACGCTGTCAAg atGATTGACAAGACCAGCACAGACCCCTCTGAGGAGATCGAGATTCTGCTTAGATATGGACAGCACCCCAACATCATAACGCTGAAGGAT GTGTACGACAACAGTAAGCAGGTGTTCCTGGTGACGGAGCTGATGCGCGGGGGAGAGCTGCTGGATCGGATCCTCAAACAGAAGTTCTTTTCGGAGAGGGAGGCCAGCGCTGTGCTTCACACCATCACCAAGACCGTCGAGTACCTGCACTCACAGGGG GTGGTGCACAGAGACCTGAAGCCCAGCAACATCCTCTATGTGGACGAGTCAGGGAACCCGGAGTCTATCAGGATCTGTGACTTTGGCTTCGCTAAGCAACTGCGCGCCAACAACGGCCTGCTGATGACCCCATGCTACACTGCTAACTTCGTAGCTCCTGAG GTGTTGAAGCGTCAGGGCTATGATGAAGGATGTGACATCTGGAGTCTGGGAGTCTTGCTGTACACTATGCTGGCTGG TTTTACTCCTTTTGCCAACGGACCCGAGGACACCCCAAATGAGATCCTGAACAGGATAGGCAACGGCAGCTTCAGTCTGACTGGAGGAAACTGGGACACCGTGTCCGACGCTGCCAAG GACCTTGTGTCCAAGATGCTTCACGTGGACCCGCATCAGAGGCTGACTGCCAAGCAGGTCCTCAAACATACCTGGATTGTTCAGAGAGACAAACTGCCCAACAGCCAGCTCCCACATCATGATCCCAAACTGGTCAAG GGTGCGATGGCAGCCACCTACTCCGCCCTGAAGAACTCCCAGCCGACTCCAGAGCTCAAGCCCATCGAGAGCTCCTTCCTAGCCCAGAGGCGTGTCAAGAAacttccctccacctccctgtaG
- the LOC119004489 gene encoding uncharacterized protein LOC119004489 has translation MKGRQRNTGAHDEDTTEDVAAAIENKDPHPDIKPPDSPSPSSSSPPLPPLAMPPSTSASTLLALASPATRRSISMGDFRRVTGALLARSDPPSTSATAPSSKLVTPSSSMEFEAARRRLLEVEERQRVIREMERRLEELREVFVRSEQEVVVHGELVSRISSGAQQGELFVAENSQRLKKGLRFKKHRPTIVFSSMLGLRTCLPWPVKLK, from the coding sequence ATGAAGGGACGACAAAGAAACACAGGCGCCCATGATGAGGACACAACTGAGGACGTGGCAGCAGCTATTGAAAACAAGGACCCACATCCTGATATTAAACCACCGGATTCACCTTCTCCTTCgtcgtcttctcctcctcttcctccattaGCCATGCCACCATCTACATCAGCCTCCACCCTCCTAGCCCTAGCCTCTCCAGCCACCCGGCGCTCAATTTCCATGGGAGACTTCCGGAGGGTGACAGGGGCTCTGCTAGCCCGCTCTGATCCCCCATCCACCTCTGCCACGGCCCCCTCCTCCAAGCTCGTCACCCCCAGCTCCAGCATGGAGTTCGAGGCAGCTCGGCGGCGCCTCCTGGAGGTCGAGGAGCGCCAGCGCGTCATCAGAGAGATGGAGCGACGACTGGAGGAGCTCAGGGAAGTGTTTGTGCGCTCGGAGCAGGAGGTGGTGGTTCACGGGGAGCTGGTGTCGCGGATATCTAGCGGAGcccagcagggggagctgttTGTGGCAGAGAACAGCCAGCGGCTAAAGAAAGGCCTGAGGTTCAAGAAACATCGACCCACCATCGTCTTCTCCTCCATGCTGGGACTCCGCACGTGCCTCCCGTGGCCTGTGAAGCTCAAATAG